Proteins from one Sphingomonas sp. HF-S4 genomic window:
- a CDS encoding baseplate J/gp47 family protein, whose translation MLEELRGGERDGTSQRGRLRAELAPDYVRLDERSPADMIAFAQAYAEHLLWYDPDGEAGVADGNWAPMFAGLAANPGEGLVSHAEAAAFAADPGAFLDPRFATLRKPHMMLLLACVRLLRHGQDAINAVADRHYEHQLREVLRLEPAPARPDRAFVLFELAAGIAAAEAPEGLRLLAGRDARRRDRVYRLDDTLVVNRARVAALATSMVDREVVGLAEARHAEPGTPEEKSLALLRLAYGVPRPSDPLPPLRGSALTAARWRALVQLLAFSRATLRLEFFELRTLVARKRRRDGADADWNLINTTLQTAGRAKRGDPRWQLAPADARDFAANFLKAYDGDPMKNNGLEEVATVDDLMLHLDRRDVRAFIETKLFLTVDRQFVPMMDAKRAADADWRVINGFLEVAGRRMRSDPAWAFAPTAPTAFDTNLKTALGAIDWATAGTEATGVTSVGSYLDRIAEIEAWFFLAAEKLVRLLPILDAPDHDPAWADAQALLAEAHARKVRNDERVAMRGVREASGVKAALAAATGEAIDSPALLDTLARYASAAEVALVRTALDGSADPATLGQVDEIHAASRRRRLALPEPVAERTYWHALWAEADAPAAAGEGVAWPSFGAIPKEGDAARRPSALGWAIASPALALSTGRRRIVLTLAFYDDQGGALLDPTAKTDVPLKQPFALSLSAGKEWLAIEGAEFTQVRYADTADIAPLEPAKPLVALRIAFTLDESDPATAPPLAGPTDPRWPVLRLELRPVWNGQRFETAYARFRTLRLARAHLRVVVGRQDGKDAPGLWPLDLETDHGRADGKKPFEPFGSTAPPGAELAIGHPDLLNKRLTSLTLRWQWQGAPANLAAHYANYPARTFTAQFALVDGRVRTTALGAPQPLFGADPNAAMRGADLTLGTAAPADRVVEPDTRSVRDRRRYLVMTLAGTGFGHLEYPGLSADKAIALAAALRNGPVTDTSGYIVRPPYTPKLKQLQLDFAATHEVVLNQYRRADAVDRLYHLHPFGVVEAPDKPEGGWTLLPAYDAEGALYVGLDRVAAPQAVSLLFETVPGGGSEDRPVGLRWSYLDAGGWTDLPEQPHDTTLGLARAGLIRFDLPDADPDGRMPHGPYWLRATVDSGAASASALAGVHAQAASATFLDDGAPPEHYAAPLPAGTIRTIADSAPGLLKVVQPYAAFGGAPAEGDAGFRVRAGERLRHKGRALTAWDYEHLVLARFPEVHKVKCLPATMSGGPGNVRLILVPDIQAHRLADPFTPRAPSSLLDEVRDYLQPLAPSVARIAVGHPHFVRVRVRVGVRFRSQADVAFEKRRLNDAINRHLAPWAYEEGAEVALGQRIDATALVAFIDGLPYVDFVGGCRLFQSDDGEEYRPGPGSGEASSASRPDAVLTPAPRHEIDIIDDNVFVEQRFTGIGYMKIELDLVVS comes from the coding sequence ATGCTCGAGGAACTCCGCGGCGGCGAGCGCGACGGCACGTCCCAGCGCGGACGGCTGCGCGCCGAGCTGGCACCCGATTATGTCCGGCTCGACGAGCGCTCTCCCGCCGACATGATCGCCTTCGCCCAGGCCTATGCCGAGCATCTGCTGTGGTACGATCCGGACGGCGAGGCGGGCGTGGCGGACGGGAACTGGGCGCCGATGTTCGCCGGGCTCGCCGCCAACCCCGGCGAGGGTCTGGTCAGCCACGCCGAGGCGGCCGCCTTCGCCGCGGATCCCGGGGCTTTTCTCGACCCGCGCTTCGCTACGCTGCGCAAGCCGCACATGATGCTGCTACTCGCCTGCGTGCGGCTGCTGCGCCACGGGCAGGACGCGATCAACGCAGTCGCCGATCGCCATTACGAGCACCAGCTGCGCGAGGTGCTGCGCCTCGAGCCCGCCCCCGCCCGCCCCGACCGCGCCTTCGTGCTGTTCGAGCTGGCCGCCGGCATTGCCGCCGCCGAGGCGCCCGAGGGGCTGCGGCTGCTTGCCGGGCGCGACGCCCGGCGGCGGGACCGGGTCTATCGGCTGGACGACACGCTGGTCGTCAATCGGGCGCGGGTGGCGGCGCTGGCGACGAGCATGGTCGATCGCGAAGTCGTCGGGCTGGCCGAGGCGCGCCACGCCGAGCCGGGGACGCCCGAGGAGAAATCGCTGGCGCTGCTGCGGCTGGCGTATGGCGTGCCGCGCCCCAGCGATCCGCTGCCGCCGCTGCGCGGGTCCGCGCTTACAGCGGCGCGCTGGCGGGCGCTGGTGCAGTTGCTGGCGTTCAGCCGCGCGACCCTGCGGCTCGAATTCTTCGAGCTGCGCACGCTGGTCGCGCGGAAGCGCCGCCGCGACGGCGCGGACGCGGACTGGAACCTCATCAACACCACACTGCAGACCGCCGGCCGGGCAAAGCGCGGCGACCCGCGCTGGCAGCTCGCGCCCGCCGACGCCCGCGATTTCGCCGCCAATTTCCTCAAGGCCTATGACGGCGATCCGATGAAGAATAACGGGCTCGAGGAAGTCGCCACCGTCGACGACCTGATGCTCCACCTCGACCGGCGCGACGTGCGCGCGTTCATCGAGACCAAGCTGTTCCTCACGGTGGATCGCCAGTTCGTGCCGATGATGGACGCCAAGCGCGCGGCCGATGCCGACTGGCGCGTGATCAACGGTTTCCTCGAAGTCGCCGGCCGCCGCATGCGGAGCGATCCCGCCTGGGCGTTTGCCCCAACGGCGCCGACGGCGTTCGACACTAACCTGAAGACGGCGCTCGGTGCGATCGACTGGGCGACCGCCGGGACGGAGGCCACGGGCGTCACCAGCGTCGGCAGCTATCTCGATCGCATCGCCGAGATCGAGGCCTGGTTCTTCCTCGCCGCCGAAAAGCTCGTCCGGCTGCTGCCGATCCTCGACGCGCCGGACCATGATCCGGCATGGGCCGACGCCCAGGCGCTGCTCGCCGAAGCGCATGCCCGGAAAGTCCGCAACGACGAGCGCGTGGCGATGCGGGGGGTGCGCGAAGCGAGCGGAGTCAAGGCGGCGCTGGCAGCCGCGACCGGCGAGGCGATCGACTCGCCCGCATTGCTCGATACGCTCGCGCGCTACGCCAGCGCCGCCGAAGTCGCGCTGGTCCGGACCGCGCTGGACGGCAGCGCCGACCCCGCGACGCTCGGCCAGGTCGACGAAATCCACGCGGCTTCGCGCCGGCGCCGGCTCGCGCTGCCCGAACCGGTCGCGGAGCGTACCTATTGGCACGCTTTGTGGGCGGAGGCCGACGCGCCCGCCGCAGCCGGGGAAGGTGTCGCCTGGCCGAGCTTCGGCGCAATTCCGAAGGAGGGCGATGCGGCGCGGCGGCCCAGCGCATTGGGCTGGGCGATCGCTTCGCCGGCGCTGGCGCTGTCGACCGGACGCCGCCGGATCGTCCTCACCCTTGCCTTCTACGACGACCAGGGCGGGGCGCTGCTCGACCCCACCGCCAAGACCGACGTGCCGCTCAAGCAGCCCTTCGCGCTTTCGCTGAGCGCCGGCAAGGAATGGCTCGCGATCGAAGGCGCCGAGTTCACTCAGGTCCGCTATGCCGACACCGCGGACATCGCCCCGCTCGAGCCCGCCAAGCCGCTGGTCGCGCTGCGCATCGCCTTCACGCTCGACGAATCGGATCCTGCCACCGCGCCGCCGCTCGCAGGGCCGACCGACCCGCGCTGGCCAGTGCTTCGTCTGGAGCTTCGCCCGGTCTGGAACGGCCAGCGCTTCGAGACCGCGTATGCGCGCTTCCGCACGCTCCGCCTGGCTCGCGCTCATCTCCGCGTCGTGGTCGGCCGGCAGGACGGCAAGGACGCTCCCGGGCTCTGGCCGCTCGATCTCGAGACCGATCACGGCCGCGCCGACGGCAAGAAGCCGTTCGAGCCGTTCGGCAGCACCGCGCCCCCCGGCGCCGAGTTAGCGATCGGGCATCCCGACCTGCTCAACAAGCGGCTGACGTCGCTGACGCTGCGCTGGCAGTGGCAGGGCGCCCCCGCCAACCTCGCCGCGCACTACGCCAATTATCCGGCGCGCACCTTCACCGCCCAATTCGCGTTGGTCGACGGCCGCGTCCGCACAACGGCGCTCGGCGCGCCCCAGCCGCTGTTCGGCGCCGACCCCAACGCCGCGATGCGCGGCGCCGATCTCACCCTCGGCACCGCCGCCCCCGCCGACCGCGTCGTCGAGCCGGATACTCGCTCGGTGCGCGACCGGCGGCGCTATCTGGTGATGACGCTGGCGGGCACCGGCTTCGGCCATCTCGAATATCCCGGGCTCTCCGCCGACAAGGCCATCGCGCTCGCCGCGGCGCTGCGCAATGGACCGGTGACCGATACCAGTGGCTATATCGTCCGGCCGCCCTACACCCCCAAGCTCAAGCAGCTCCAGCTCGACTTCGCCGCCACGCACGAAGTGGTCCTCAACCAATATCGCCGCGCCGACGCGGTCGACCGCCTCTATCACCTCCACCCGTTCGGCGTGGTCGAGGCGCCGGACAAGCCCGAAGGCGGCTGGACCCTGCTCCCTGCCTATGACGCCGAAGGTGCGCTCTATGTCGGCCTCGATCGTGTCGCCGCACCGCAGGCAGTGTCGCTGCTTTTCGAGACGGTTCCAGGCGGGGGCAGCGAGGATCGGCCGGTGGGCCTGCGCTGGTCCTATCTCGATGCCGGCGGCTGGACCGATCTGCCCGAACAGCCGCACGACACCACGCTCGGCCTCGCTCGCGCGGGGCTGATCCGCTTTGACCTGCCCGACGCCGACCCCGACGGACGCATGCCGCACGGCCCCTATTGGTTGCGTGCGACCGTCGACTCGGGCGCTGCTTCGGCCTCGGCGCTCGCCGGCGTCCACGCCCAGGCCGCCTCCGCCACCTTCCTCGACGATGGCGCGCCCCCCGAACATTATGCCGCCCCGCTCCCCGCCGGGACGATCCGCACGATCGCGGACAGCGCGCCTGGGCTGCTCAAGGTCGTCCAGCCCTATGCCGCCTTCGGCGGCGCGCCGGCCGAAGGCGATGCCGGCTTCCGGGTCCGCGCCGGGGAGCGGCTGCGCCACAAGGGGCGCGCGCTCACCGCCTGGGACTATGAGCATCTCGTGCTCGCCCGCTTTCCCGAAGTGCACAAGGTCAAGTGCCTGCCCGCGACGATGTCGGGCGGGCCCGGCAATGTCCGCCTGATCCTTGTCCCCGACATCCAGGCGCACCGCCTCGCCGATCCCTTCACGCCGCGTGCGCCGAGCAGCCTGCTCGACGAAGTGCGCGACTATCTCCAGCCGCTCGCGCCGTCGGTGGCCCGCATCGCAGTCGGCCATCCGCATTTCGTTCGGGTTCGGGTTCGGGTCGGCGTGCGCTTCCGCTCGCAGGCCGACGTCGCGTTCGAGAAGCGCCGGCTCAACGATGCGATCAACCGCCATCTTGCGCCCTGGGCGTATGAAGAAGGCGCCGAGGTCGCGCTCGGCCAGCGCATCGATGCAACGGCGCTCGTCGCGTTCATCGACGGGCTGCCCTATGTCGATTTCGTCGGCGGCTGCCGGCTGTTCCAGAGCGACGACGGCGAGGAATATCGGCCCGGCCCCGGCAGCGGCGAGGCCTCCTCGGCCAGCCGTCCGGACGCCGTGCTGACGCCGGCGCCCCGGCACGAGATCGACATCATCGACGACAATGTCTTCGTCGAACAGCGCTTCACCGGCATCGGATACATGAAAATCGAGCTCGACCTCGTGGTTTCCTGA
- a CDS encoding GPW/gp25 family protein: MASTDGTFMSGDAPFLGRGWAFPPNFGRGGGEVETVAGAADVAESLRILFATEIGERPMREDFGASLSRHMFAQIDRTLLTDMRSAILAAVIAWEPRIDVAGLDIAESGDEPGLLTISLSYVLRGANSRYNFVYPFYIREASGSARP; this comes from the coding sequence TTGGCCTCAACTGACGGCACCTTCATGTCGGGGGATGCCCCGTTCCTCGGGCGCGGCTGGGCGTTTCCGCCGAACTTCGGGCGCGGCGGCGGCGAGGTCGAGACCGTGGCGGGCGCCGCCGACGTCGCCGAGAGCCTGCGCATCCTCTTCGCCACCGAGATCGGCGAGCGGCCGATGCGCGAGGATTTCGGCGCCAGCCTGTCGCGCCACATGTTCGCGCAGATCGACCGGACCTTGCTCACCGACATGCGCTCGGCGATCCTCGCGGCGGTGATCGCGTGGGAGCCGCGCATCGACGTCGCAGGGCTCGACATCGCCGAGAGCGGCGACGAGCCCGGGCTGCTCACCATCTCGCTCTCTTATGTGCTGCGCGGCGCGAACTCGCGCTACAATTTCGTCTATCCCTTCTACATCCGCGAAGCCTCGGGATCGGCACGGCCATGA
- a CDS encoding phage baseplate assembly protein V — MPHAVPLVTVAGEPIPPECLLVSVEVVREVGRVPYGRIVLIDGDLPSRTFPALNSEALVPGAAVSISVRVDETTTALFAGLIVRLRMEVSGGSPRVVIECKDKAWRLTRPRRSAVYAEGSDADAVGAVLTRAGVDRGELADAGLVHPQLVQYDVSDWDFILARAAATGMAITVKDGKLSMQPWSVSGAAALTVELGLDAINDIELELDATTQPESIEAVGWDLPQGALTAAAAATSFAIAQGDVDAADAAAALGFGTATLTHLAPLPSAELRAWADARLARERLALLRGRVNVGGTAIDPLDLIELRGVGARFTGTAVVSGVRHVVETNGWSTDLQLGLPQSTPAPGAPSLAPLPAVQGLRIGLVHQFESDPAGEQRVRVMLPGVGAGDGLVWARLATPEAGSKRGYLFRPMPGDEVVVGFLADDPREPVVLGALYGSKNAPLDAFATASEDNEAKGFGSANASLEIIDKSDKTGLALKAKGSSLTFAVESGAESITIADGNGNQLVLDKDGIALVSAKDFKVDASGDVIIKGTQIGLN, encoded by the coding sequence ATGCCGCACGCCGTCCCCCTGGTCACCGTCGCGGGCGAGCCGATCCCGCCGGAATGCCTGCTCGTCTCGGTCGAGGTGGTGCGCGAGGTCGGCCGCGTGCCCTATGGCCGCATCGTCCTGATCGACGGCGATCTGCCGAGCCGAACCTTTCCCGCGCTCAACAGCGAGGCGCTGGTGCCCGGCGCCGCGGTATCGATCTCGGTGCGCGTCGACGAGACCACGACGGCGCTTTTCGCCGGCCTGATCGTCCGGCTGCGGATGGAAGTCAGCGGCGGATCGCCGCGGGTGGTGATCGAATGCAAGGACAAGGCGTGGCGGCTGACCCGGCCGCGCCGCAGCGCGGTCTATGCCGAGGGCAGCGATGCCGACGCGGTCGGCGCGGTGCTGACGCGCGCCGGGGTGGACCGGGGCGAACTGGCCGATGCCGGGCTGGTCCACCCCCAGCTCGTGCAATATGACGTCAGCGACTGGGATTTCATCCTGGCGCGTGCCGCGGCGACGGGGATGGCGATTACCGTCAAGGACGGCAAGCTGTCGATGCAGCCCTGGTCGGTCAGCGGGGCTGCGGCGCTGACCGTCGAGCTCGGGCTCGACGCGATCAACGATATCGAGCTCGAGCTCGACGCCACGACGCAGCCCGAGAGCATCGAGGCCGTGGGCTGGGATCTTCCCCAGGGAGCGCTCACCGCCGCCGCGGCCGCCACGTCGTTCGCGATCGCCCAGGGCGACGTCGATGCGGCCGATGCCGCCGCGGCGCTCGGGTTCGGCACCGCCACGCTGACCCATCTCGCGCCGCTGCCCAGCGCCGAGTTGCGCGCCTGGGCCGATGCCAGGCTCGCGCGCGAGCGGCTCGCGCTGCTGCGCGGGCGGGTGAATGTCGGCGGCACCGCGATCGACCCGCTCGACCTGATCGAGCTGCGCGGCGTCGGCGCGCGCTTCACCGGCACCGCGGTGGTGAGCGGGGTGCGCCATGTCGTCGAGACCAATGGCTGGTCGACCGATCTCCAATTGGGACTGCCGCAATCGACGCCCGCCCCGGGCGCGCCCTCGCTCGCGCCGCTGCCCGCGGTCCAGGGGTTGCGGATCGGCCTGGTCCACCAGTTCGAATCCGATCCCGCGGGCGAGCAGCGCGTCCGGGTGATGCTGCCCGGCGTCGGCGCGGGCGACGGGCTCGTCTGGGCACGGCTCGCCACGCCCGAGGCGGGGAGCAAGCGCGGCTATCTGTTCCGCCCGATGCCAGGCGACGAGGTCGTGGTGGGCTTCCTCGCCGACGATCCGCGCGAGCCGGTGGTGCTGGGGGCGCTGTACGGCTCGAAGAACGCGCCGCTCGACGCCTTCGCCACCGCGAGCGAGGACAATGAGGCCAAGGGCTTCGGCAGCGCCAACGCCTCGCTCGAGATCATCGACAAGTCCGACAAGACCGGGCTGGCGCTCAAGGCGAAGGGCTCGTCGCTCACCTTCGCGGTGGAAAGCGGCGCCGAGTCGATCACGATCGCCGACGGCAACGGCAACCAGCTGGTGCTCGACAAGGACGGCATCGCGCTCGTCTCGGCGAAGGACTTCAAGGTCGATGCCAGCGGCGACGTCATCATCAAGGGGACCCAGATTGGCCTCAACTGA
- a CDS encoding CIS tube protein — MGFPDIFKLEKLKIEAYSNRERTSKIGEFEAMFNPTTLTQSFGVLYEAASDASGASHEARFVRKKPADLNVKLLLDGTGVDTIGLVTLFGSKRTVGERIGDFLRLAYQVNGDTHQPSFLWVKWGEWGTELGQTGYKCRLKTAAVAYQSFNRDGSPLRAELDLALVSDDEHANQLRIAGLASPDVTHSRITRAGDTVASLTREIYGSPQRVAAVARVNDLDQLRVVEPGRELVFPPIIS; from the coding sequence ATGGGCTTCCCCGACATCTTCAAGCTCGAGAAGCTCAAGATCGAAGCCTATTCGAACCGCGAACGCACGTCGAAGATCGGCGAGTTCGAGGCGATGTTCAACCCGACCACGCTGACCCAGTCGTTCGGCGTGCTGTACGAAGCGGCGAGCGACGCGTCGGGCGCCAGCCACGAAGCGCGGTTCGTGCGCAAGAAGCCCGCCGACCTCAACGTCAAGCTGCTGCTCGACGGCACCGGCGTCGACACGATCGGGCTCGTCACGCTGTTCGGCAGCAAGCGCACGGTCGGCGAGCGGATCGGCGACTTCCTGCGGCTCGCCTATCAGGTCAACGGCGACACCCACCAGCCGAGCTTCCTGTGGGTGAAATGGGGCGAATGGGGCACCGAGCTGGGCCAGACCGGCTACAAGTGCCGGCTAAAGACCGCAGCAGTCGCCTATCAGAGCTTCAATCGCGACGGCTCGCCGCTACGCGCCGAGCTCGATCTCGCGCTCGTCTCGGACGATGAGCACGCCAATCAGCTTCGCATCGCCGGGCTTGCCTCGCCCGACGTCACCCATAGCCGCATCACCCGCGCCGGCGATACGGTCGCGAGCCTCACCCGCGAGATCTATGGCAGCCCGCAGCGCGTCGCCGCGGTCGCGCGGGTCAACGATCTCGACCAGCTTCGCGTCGTCGAGCCGGGCCGCGAACTCGTCTTCCCGCCGATCATCAGCTAG
- a CDS encoding DUF5908 family protein has product MPIEVRELVIRAIAEGAAAERDEEQAPVFDADARALLVRDCVAEVMRQLRRAQEP; this is encoded by the coding sequence ATGCCGATCGAGGTCCGCGAGCTGGTGATCCGGGCGATCGCCGAGGGCGCTGCCGCGGAGCGCGACGAGGAGCAGGCGCCGGTGTTCGACGCCGACGCCCGGGCGCTGCTGGTTCGCGACTGCGTGGCCGAGGTGATGCGCCAGCTCCGCCGCGCACAGGAGCCCTGA
- a CDS encoding phage tail protein: protein MDPIANFRFGVFFFAGGLIPNPLDIRFQSVGGLNAEIGTVTHREGGELLYSHRLPDAITYQNLVLKRGVTVGSPLTIEFNAAMTLFKFAPSNVLVTALSEDKVPLAGWMFIRAYPVRWLTSELSADSSSVMIETMELAYARMQVVRV, encoded by the coding sequence ATGGACCCGATCGCCAACTTCCGCTTCGGCGTGTTCTTCTTCGCAGGCGGGCTGATCCCCAATCCGCTCGACATCCGCTTCCAGAGCGTCGGCGGGCTCAATGCCGAGATCGGCACGGTCACCCATCGCGAGGGCGGCGAGCTGCTCTATTCGCACCGGCTGCCCGATGCGATCACCTACCAGAATCTCGTGCTCAAGCGCGGCGTCACCGTCGGATCGCCGCTGACGATCGAGTTCAACGCGGCGATGACGCTGTTCAAGTTCGCGCCCTCGAACGTGCTGGTCACCGCGCTCAGCGAAGACAAGGTGCCGCTCGCGGGGTGGATGTTCATCCGCGCCTATCCGGTGCGCTGGCTGACCTCCGAGCTCAGCGCGGACAGCTCGTCGGTGATGATCGAGACGATGGAGCTCGCCTACGCGCGCATGCAAGTGGTGCGGGTCTGA
- a CDS encoding phage tail protein gives MASAPPLLANGFRATLAGESVAFAEVTGLTFEREQSTYKHGLSEWEGETLQTYRSTKHQRLTLKRGVFAQDSRFFTWLTSDDAEARPLDVALVDATGTPVLVWRIRRAIPVKLTGPSLNASSSEVAVQTLDVMASGITVERP, from the coding sequence ATGGCCAGCGCGCCCCCGCTCCTCGCCAACGGCTTTCGCGCCACGCTCGCCGGGGAGTCGGTGGCGTTTGCCGAGGTGACCGGGCTGACCTTCGAGCGCGAGCAATCGACGTACAAGCACGGCCTGAGCGAATGGGAAGGCGAGACGCTGCAGACCTATCGCTCGACCAAGCACCAGCGCCTCACCCTCAAGCGCGGGGTCTTCGCCCAGGACAGCCGCTTCTTCACCTGGCTGACGAGCGACGATGCCGAGGCGAGGCCGCTCGACGTGGCGCTGGTCGATGCGACGGGCACCCCGGTGCTCGTCTGGCGGATCCGCAGGGCGATCCCGGTCAAGCTCACCGGCCCCAGCCTGAACGCGAGCAGTTCGGAAGTCGCGGTCCAGACGCTCGATGTGATGGCGAGCGGCATCACGGTGGAGCGTCCGTGA
- a CDS encoding phage tail protein, giving the protein MAVTAAEIRQSYPLPVYNFRVEIGSEAIGFSEVSGLSMGFEITTYKESAVESGAPGPRTLHMPTQHTAPTITLKKGLVRGTSVNTLYKWFASTALNQVEKRDVFVRLCDEAGAPVISWRIINAFPSKLDAPTFDAKSNDIAIESMELRADRITVEEA; this is encoded by the coding sequence ATGGCCGTCACCGCTGCCGAAATCCGGCAATCCTACCCCCTCCCCGTCTATAATTTCCGAGTCGAGATCGGCTCGGAAGCGATCGGCTTCTCCGAGGTCTCGGGCCTCAGCATGGGGTTCGAGATCACCACCTATAAGGAAAGCGCCGTCGAAAGCGGTGCGCCGGGCCCGCGCACGCTGCACATGCCCACCCAGCATACCGCGCCGACGATCACGCTCAAAAAGGGGCTGGTGCGCGGCACCAGCGTCAACACGCTCTACAAATGGTTCGCGTCGACCGCGCTCAACCAGGTCGAGAAGCGCGACGTGTTCGTGCGGCTGTGCGACGAGGCGGGCGCGCCGGTGATCTCGTGGCGCATCATCAATGCCTTCCCCTCGAAGCTCGACGCGCCGACCTTCGACGCCAAGTCGAACGACATCGCGATCGAATCGATGGAATTGCGCGCCGACCGCATCACCGTCGAGGAGGCGTAA
- a CDS encoding phage tail sheath family protein, with translation MQLKTPGVYIEEVATLPPSVAEVSTAVPAFIGYVERGDAAARIGSFLEYQALFGSAAAAKFEVAVPADPADTSFTIERTEDAAAATLFYAVNHYFANGGGPCWIIPVGGGATAAADFAAGLARLEQEDEPTLILFPQAADRLEMADYGALVQAALAQCNRLKDRFVLLDVPDGDVTGFRGAVGNNYLSYAAAYHPYLATTLTWQTDDANVSVERMTGGVTSFRKDFPDAGGGLTIAFSGAADAAPRVRVVIGTAADAATFKLEGKLLTISNAGGKTGAQLADAWQALADKPAGYSIGKQGTGEGTLAATAAAGTALVAQATSGPLGDLKVTQTALYNRIKEAVSKVRVTLPPSAAVAGAYAAMDRDRGVWRAPANVSLNATIGPVTRVTDADQENLNVDPDAGKSINVVRAFAGKGTLIWGARTLAGNDNEWRYVPVRRLFITIEESTRKASAFAVFEPNDATTWLKVKGMIESYLYTLWERGALAGSKPEAAYYVNVGLGRTMTPQDVLEGRLIVEIGIAAVRPAEFVVLRFMHRLQQA, from the coding sequence GTGCAACTCAAGACTCCCGGCGTCTATATCGAAGAAGTCGCGACCCTGCCGCCGTCGGTGGCCGAGGTCTCGACTGCGGTCCCGGCCTTTATCGGCTATGTCGAGCGCGGCGACGCCGCGGCGCGGATCGGCAGCTTCCTCGAATATCAGGCATTGTTCGGATCGGCGGCAGCCGCCAAGTTCGAAGTCGCCGTCCCGGCCGATCCCGCCGACACGAGCTTCACGATCGAGCGCACCGAGGACGCTGCGGCCGCGACCCTGTTCTACGCGGTCAATCACTATTTCGCGAACGGCGGCGGGCCGTGCTGGATCATCCCGGTCGGCGGTGGCGCCACGGCCGCGGCCGACTTCGCCGCGGGCCTGGCCCGTCTGGAGCAGGAGGACGAGCCGACGCTGATCCTGTTCCCGCAGGCGGCCGACCGGCTCGAAATGGCCGATTATGGCGCACTCGTCCAGGCGGCGCTCGCCCAGTGCAACCGGCTCAAGGACCGCTTCGTGCTGCTCGACGTGCCCGACGGCGACGTCACCGGCTTCCGCGGCGCGGTGGGCAACAACTACCTCTCCTACGCCGCGGCCTATCATCCCTATCTCGCGACCACGCTCACCTGGCAGACCGACGACGCCAATGTCAGCGTCGAGCGGATGACCGGGGGCGTCACCAGCTTCCGCAAGGACTTCCCCGATGCCGGCGGCGGCCTGACCATCGCCTTTTCCGGCGCTGCCGACGCGGCGCCGCGCGTGCGCGTGGTAATAGGCACCGCCGCCGATGCGGCGACGTTCAAGCTCGAGGGCAAGCTGCTGACGATCAGCAATGCCGGCGGCAAGACCGGCGCGCAGCTCGCCGACGCGTGGCAGGCGCTGGCCGACAAGCCGGCGGGCTATTCGATCGGCAAGCAGGGCACCGGCGAAGGCACGCTCGCCGCGACCGCCGCGGCTGGGACCGCGCTGGTCGCGCAGGCCACCAGCGGCCCGCTCGGCGACCTCAAGGTCACCCAGACCGCGCTGTACAACCGGATCAAGGAAGCGGTCTCGAAGGTCCGCGTCACGCTGCCGCCGAGCGCGGCGGTGGCGGGTGCCTATGCCGCGATGGACCGCGACCGCGGGGTGTGGCGCGCGCCCGCCAATGTCAGCCTCAACGCGACGATCGGCCCGGTCACGCGCGTGACCGATGCCGACCAGGAGAATCTCAACGTCGATCCCGATGCGGGCAAGTCGATCAACGTGGTGCGCGCCTTTGCCGGCAAGGGCACGCTGATCTGGGGCGCGCGCACGCTCGCGGGCAACGACAATGAATGGCGCTACGTGCCGGTCCGCCGGCTGTTCATCACGATCGAGGAATCGACGCGCAAGGCGAGCGCCTTCGCCGTGTTCGAGCCCAACGACGCCACCACGTGGCTCAAGGTCAAGGGCATGATCGAGAGTTATCTCTACACCCTGTGGGAGCGCGGCGCGCTGGCCGGGTCGAAGCCGGAGGCGGCCTATTACGTTAATGTCGGCCTGGGCCGGACGATGACGCCGCAGGACGTGCTCGAAGGACGCCTCATCGTCGAGATCGGCATCGCCGCGGTGCGCCCCGCCGAATTCGTCGTGCTGCGCTTCATGCATCGGCTCCAGCAGGCCTGA
- a CDS encoding Pvc16 family protein, with product MIDRAMLFVRDRLNEHIARCSGSVDAGLGEAIVFPDGDKLDPLTLKVGAVNMLLVNMEQEMVMRADDPFARTLNDGSTLAVQPALRLNLMILFVARYRAYDAGLAALFAVLHFFQSNRVFEARAFPDLDPRIGRLVVELSTLPVTQQNDLWASLRLAYHPSLLFRMRMLTIEQDADAAPAPAVSEPQRDVGHAVPALA from the coding sequence ATGATCGATCGCGCCATGCTCTTTGTCCGCGATCGACTGAACGAGCATATCGCGCGCTGTTCGGGATCGGTCGATGCGGGGCTTGGAGAGGCTATAGTCTTTCCTGATGGCGACAAGCTTGACCCGCTCACCTTGAAGGTCGGCGCGGTTAATATGCTGCTCGTCAACATGGAGCAGGAAATGGTGATGCGCGCGGACGATCCGTTTGCACGCACGCTCAATGACGGCTCGACTCTAGCGGTACAGCCTGCGCTGCGGCTCAACTTGATGATATTGTTCGTTGCGCGGTATCGCGCCTATGACGCGGGGCTCGCCGCGCTGTTCGCCGTGCTGCATTTCTTCCAGTCCAACCGGGTGTTCGAGGCCCGCGCCTTCCCCGATCTGGATCCGCGGATCGGGCGGTTGGTCGTGGAATTGTCGACATTGCCGGTGACGCAGCAGAACGACCTGTGGGCGTCGCTGCGGCTGGCCTATCATCCGTCGCTGCTCTTCCGCATGCGGATGCTTACGATCGAGCAGGATGCCGACGCCGCGCCGGCGCCCGCGGTCAGCGAACCCCAACGGGACGTCGGACATGCCGTACCGGCCCTTGCTTGA